The Altererythrobacter sp. CAU 1644 genome has a window encoding:
- the pspF gene encoding phage shock protein operon transcriptional activator, whose translation MERDNQFIGQSGAFLDAVERASRAAPMNRPVLVIGERGTGKELIAERLHRLSTRWDEPLVVMNCAALPETLIEAELFGHEAGAFTGATKARVGRFEEADKGTLFLDELGTLSMGAQERLLRAVEYGEVTRIGSSRPIRVDVRIVAATNDDLPALADRGEFRADLLDRLSFEVITLPPLRVREGDIPVLADYFGRRMAAELDWHDWPGFAPHVANELEKHEWPGNVRELRNVVERAVYRWDDPGQPIGYAQFDPFESPWKPFVPNHRKSADASASAMVSNGAASAAAPDYDSIDDLRAAVDEHERTIVEHALGRHRWNQRQTAKALGLSYDQLRHCIKKHGLIEASE comes from the coding sequence ATGGAACGGGATAACCAGTTTATCGGCCAGTCGGGCGCTTTTCTTGATGCGGTCGAGCGTGCCTCGCGCGCCGCCCCGATGAACCGCCCCGTGCTGGTGATCGGCGAGCGAGGAACGGGTAAGGAACTCATCGCCGAACGTCTTCATCGCCTCTCAACCCGCTGGGACGAGCCGCTGGTGGTCATGAACTGCGCCGCGCTTCCCGAAACGCTGATCGAAGCGGAACTGTTCGGTCACGAGGCAGGTGCGTTTACCGGTGCTACCAAGGCGCGGGTCGGAAGGTTCGAGGAAGCCGACAAAGGCACGCTATTTCTCGACGAATTGGGCACTCTTTCGATGGGCGCGCAAGAGCGGTTACTCCGCGCGGTAGAATATGGCGAGGTTACGCGCATCGGATCTTCGCGTCCGATCCGGGTCGATGTGCGGATCGTCGCTGCGACGAATGACGATCTGCCCGCGCTGGCCGATCGCGGCGAATTCCGTGCCGACCTGCTCGACCGATTGAGCTTCGAGGTCATCACACTGCCGCCCTTGCGGGTGAGGGAGGGCGATATCCCCGTGCTCGCCGATTACTTCGGGCGCCGCATGGCAGCCGAACTCGACTGGCATGACTGGCCGGGTTTCGCGCCGCATGTCGCGAACGAGCTCGAGAAGCACGAATGGCCCGGCAATGTTCGCGAACTGCGTAACGTCGTCGAGCGCGCGGTCTATCGCTGGGACGATCCCGGCCAGCCGATCGGCTATGCCCAGTTCGATCCATTCGAAAGCCCTTGGAAACCTTTCGTGCCTAACCACCGCAAATCGGCAGATGCCTCTGCGAGCGCAATGGTGAGTAACGGGGCGGCCTCAGCCGCAGCACCCGATTACGACTCGATTGACGATCTGCGCGCTGCGGTAGACGAGCATGAGCGGACGATAGTCGAGCATGCGCTGGGCAGGCATCGGTGGAACCAGAGGCAGACTGCCAAGGCGTTGGGATTGAGCTATGACCAGTTGCGCCATTGCATCAAGAAGCATGGCCTGATCGAGGCGAGCGAGTAG